A single region of the Plantactinospora soyae genome encodes:
- a CDS encoding putative bifunctional diguanylate cyclase/phosphodiesterase, with amino-acid sequence MTDAGDGPGSTSAGLDELALHWAHLMARISYVPVRLDDLRHVLRSYLVRLTGADGGAAVARDVGAALVADGYTNTDAVQATISALVDRLPAGPAGATDRAALLGAVAAGYARALRERTQSELESIIRAVLTARQSAERARAASEARFEALFVSSASGICVVDLENRIVQANPALARMLDRPVAELDRRRLTGLSQPDHRAALERALGDLHAGRRTHTELDAAFSRPGGGTVWLRLSLAPVRHDAMTHLVVTAQDDTERYHLQSALSHQALHDPLTNLPNRALLLRRLDELVDGLGADEHIGICYLDLDGFKTINDSFGHAAGDDVLRTVAGRLTGCVSEPGWLAGRLGGDEFVIVAAAGTELDQLVRVAERVVSAVREPIPAAGHQLSVSVSIGVTDDSIPHSQPSDLMRAADIALYWAKAAGGDRYEVYDANRHDAQALRSTLSSGLRSALQRGDFALRYQPIVRLTDGVPIGAEVLLRWTHPEHGPIAPEIFIDLAEELGLIGQLGRWVLTRGCREAAGWYRELGDQAPFISVNLSARQLHDVGLADEVLRTLDEVGLPAHQLQLELTESALLGPAQGPADALEVLAEHGVRVAVDDFGTGYSNLAYLRRLPVRELKIAGAFIEGLAPGHPGTPADRQIVASVIALAHGLNLTVTAEGVETQEQAQLLRSMGCDHAQGWWFARPGDPEVISRMARGRDQSGYSVDPVTTH; translated from the coding sequence GTGACCGATGCGGGCGACGGGCCTGGGTCGACCTCGGCCGGTCTCGACGAACTCGCCCTGCACTGGGCGCACCTGATGGCCCGGATCAGCTACGTACCGGTGCGTCTGGACGACCTGCGCCACGTGCTCCGGAGCTACCTGGTGCGGCTGACCGGCGCCGACGGCGGTGCGGCCGTGGCCCGGGACGTCGGCGCGGCGCTGGTCGCCGACGGCTACACCAACACCGATGCGGTGCAGGCGACCATTTCCGCGCTCGTCGACCGGCTGCCAGCCGGCCCGGCCGGGGCGACCGACCGGGCCGCGCTGCTGGGCGCGGTCGCCGCCGGATACGCCCGCGCGCTGCGGGAGCGGACCCAGTCCGAGCTGGAGTCGATCATCAGGGCGGTGCTGACCGCCCGCCAAAGCGCCGAGCGGGCCCGAGCGGCGAGCGAGGCGCGCTTCGAGGCCCTCTTCGTCTCCTCGGCGAGCGGGATCTGCGTGGTCGACCTGGAGAACCGGATCGTCCAGGCCAACCCCGCGCTGGCCCGGATGCTCGACCGCCCGGTGGCCGAACTGGACCGGCGACGGTTGACCGGGCTGAGCCAGCCGGACCATCGGGCGGCGCTCGAGCGGGCCCTCGGCGATCTTCACGCCGGACGGCGGACGCATACCGAGCTGGACGCCGCCTTCAGCCGGCCGGGCGGCGGTACGGTCTGGCTCCGGCTCTCGCTGGCGCCGGTCCGGCACGACGCGATGACCCACCTCGTGGTCACCGCGCAGGACGACACCGAGCGGTACCACCTGCAGTCCGCGCTGTCCCACCAGGCCCTGCACGACCCGCTGACGAACCTGCCGAACCGGGCCCTGCTGCTGCGTCGCCTCGACGAGCTGGTCGACGGGCTGGGGGCCGACGAGCACATCGGAATCTGCTACCTCGACCTCGACGGCTTCAAGACCATCAACGACTCGTTCGGGCACGCCGCCGGGGACGACGTGCTGCGTACCGTCGCCGGCCGGCTGACCGGCTGCGTCTCGGAGCCCGGCTGGCTCGCCGGCCGGCTGGGCGGGGACGAGTTCGTCATCGTCGCGGCCGCCGGGACCGAACTCGACCAACTGGTACGGGTGGCGGAGCGGGTCGTGTCGGCGGTCCGAGAGCCGATTCCGGCCGCCGGACACCAGCTCTCGGTGTCGGTCAGCATCGGTGTGACCGACGACAGCATCCCGCACAGCCAGCCAAGTGATCTGATGCGGGCCGCCGACATCGCGTTGTACTGGGCGAAGGCCGCTGGCGGCGACCGGTACGAGGTCTACGACGCCAACCGGCACGATGCCCAGGCCCTCCGCTCGACGCTCAGCTCCGGACTCCGCTCGGCCCTGCAACGCGGCGACTTCGCCCTTCGGTACCAACCCATCGTCCGGCTCACCGACGGTGTGCCGATCGGCGCCGAGGTGCTGCTCCGGTGGACCCATCCCGAGCACGGGCCGATCGCACCGGAGATCTTCATCGACCTCGCCGAGGAGCTCGGCCTGATCGGGCAGTTGGGCCGGTGGGTACTGACCCGGGGCTGCCGGGAGGCCGCCGGCTGGTACCGGGAACTCGGTGACCAGGCGCCGTTCATCAGCGTCAACCTGTCCGCCCGGCAACTGCACGACGTGGGCCTCGCCGACGAAGTGCTGCGTACCCTCGACGAGGTCGGGCTGCCGGCCCACCAGTTGCAACTGGAACTGACCGAGAGCGCCCTGCTCGGCCCGGCCCAGGGCCCGGCCGACGCGCTGGAGGTGCTGGCCGAGCACGGCGTACGGGTCGCGGTCGACGACTTCGGTACCGGCTACTCCAATCTGGCCTACCTGCGCCGACTGCCGGTACGGGAGTTGAAGATCGCCGGAGCGTTCATCGAGGGACTGGCACCCGGTCATCCCGGCACCCCGGCGGACCGGCAGATCGTGGCCAGTGTGATCGCGCTCGCCCACGGGCTCAACCTGACCGTCACCGCCGAGGGCGTGGAGACCCAGGAGCAGGCCCAGCTGCTGCGCTCGATGGGTTGTGACCACGCCCAGGGCTGGTGGTTCGCCCGGCCCGGCGATCCCGAGGTGATCAGTCGGATGGCCAGGGGCCGGGACCAGAGCGGTTATTCGGTTGATCCGGTGACCACCCACTGA
- a CDS encoding FKBP-type peptidyl-prolyl cis-trans isomerase, translated as MEKPTVGLVEGPPPADLVIEDITIGNGQEVQSGQWAVVQYVGVSFDTGEEFDASWNRGSPFSFQVGAGRVIDGWDRGVLGMRIGGRRKLVVPPHLGYGNQGVGNRIKPGATLVFVVDLVDIK; from the coding sequence ATGGAAAAGCCCACCGTAGGTCTGGTCGAGGGCCCACCGCCGGCCGACCTCGTCATCGAGGACATAACGATCGGGAACGGCCAGGAGGTCCAATCCGGCCAATGGGCCGTGGTGCAGTACGTCGGGGTCTCGTTCGACACCGGCGAGGAGTTCGACGCCTCGTGGAACCGTGGCTCGCCGTTCAGCTTCCAGGTCGGCGCCGGCAGGGTGATCGACGGCTGGGACCGCGGCGTGCTCGGGATGCGGATCGGCGGCCGGCGCAAGCTGGTCGTGCCGCCGCACCTCGGATACGGCAACCAGGGCGTCGGCAACCGGATCAAGCCCGGTGCGACCCTCGTCTTCGTCGTCGACCTGGTCGACATCAAGTAG
- a CDS encoding SAM-dependent methyltransferase, which translates to MTRPDWAPDDIDIDRPSASRIYDVWLGGSHNFEVDREIARQTELAWPDSVRYARANRAFLGRAVRFLAAQGIGQFLDIGSGIPTANNVHEVARRVDPAARVVYVDIDPVAVAHSRAILHDDDRTAVLQADVRQPGDILDQIRQGGLLDLDRPVGLLLVALMHFIQDSDDPHAAVARLAEGLPAGSCLVLTQGAHGASPEADERVRELYRRTPTPLTPRSRAEIERFFTGFELVEPGLVNLPDWRPDPTVEVDDQFSGALIYAGVGRKP; encoded by the coding sequence GTGACAAGACCGGATTGGGCGCCCGACGACATCGACATCGACAGGCCCAGCGCGTCCCGGATCTACGACGTCTGGCTGGGCGGGTCGCACAACTTCGAAGTCGACCGGGAGATCGCCCGGCAGACCGAGCTGGCCTGGCCCGATTCGGTCCGGTACGCCCGGGCCAACCGCGCGTTCCTCGGCCGGGCGGTCCGGTTCCTCGCGGCACAGGGGATCGGTCAGTTCCTCGACATCGGCTCCGGCATACCCACCGCGAACAACGTGCACGAGGTCGCGCGTCGCGTCGACCCGGCGGCCCGGGTGGTCTATGTGGACATCGATCCGGTGGCGGTGGCGCACAGCCGGGCGATCCTCCACGACGACGACCGCACCGCCGTGCTCCAGGCGGACGTCCGGCAGCCAGGCGACATCCTCGACCAGATCCGGCAGGGCGGCCTGCTCGACCTGGACCGCCCGGTCGGGCTGCTGCTGGTCGCGCTGATGCACTTCATCCAGGACTCCGACGACCCGCACGCGGCGGTGGCCCGGCTGGCCGAGGGACTCCCCGCCGGCAGCTGCCTGGTGCTGACCCAGGGCGCCCACGGGGCCAGTCCCGAGGCCGACGAGCGGGTCCGGGAACTCTACCGGCGCACCCCGACACCGCTCACCCCCCGCAGCCGGGCGGAGATCGAGCGGTTCTTCACCGGGTTCGAGTTGGTCGAACCCGGCCTGGTGAACCTGCCGGACTGGCGCCCGGACCCCACAGTGGAGGTCGACGACCAGTTCTCCGGCGCCCTGATCTACGCCGGGGTGGGACGCAAGCCGTGA
- a CDS encoding FHA domain-containing protein codes for MTTPSCPRGHDSTTADYCDVCGTPMAGRGSGPDQANAGGGPVATPGVADGVLEPGLPRGGGPVAARQLTPATPCPLCGTPQVDRFCEEDGYDFLLAPPVPDAAAGASPDAVAGAPDDDGPDPGRPGPPAHRPAGTDGGPPGHVADWQIVVGADRDYFEVIRSLGGVDAAALHFPRFVPERRFVLDRRQLLIGRRSRSRGVRPDIDLIGPPEDPGVSHLHAMLVPQTDGWAVVDLESANGTYLNDPETTSIAPNTPVGLGSGDRIYLGAWTVLTIRPDG; via the coding sequence GTGACGACGCCCAGCTGTCCCCGGGGACACGACTCGACGACTGCGGACTACTGCGACGTCTGCGGGACGCCGATGGCGGGCCGCGGCTCCGGCCCGGACCAGGCGAACGCCGGGGGAGGACCGGTCGCTACACCCGGCGTCGCGGACGGCGTCCTCGAGCCGGGGCTGCCGCGCGGCGGCGGACCGGTCGCCGCGCGGCAGCTCACGCCGGCCACGCCGTGCCCGCTGTGCGGGACCCCGCAGGTCGACCGGTTCTGCGAGGAGGACGGATACGACTTCCTGCTCGCCCCGCCGGTCCCGGACGCCGCAGCCGGAGCCAGCCCCGACGCGGTGGCCGGTGCTCCGGACGACGACGGTCCGGATCCGGGGCGTCCCGGCCCGCCCGCCCACCGACCGGCGGGGACGGATGGCGGGCCACCGGGCCACGTCGCCGACTGGCAGATCGTGGTCGGCGCGGACCGGGACTACTTCGAGGTGATCAGATCCCTCGGCGGGGTGGACGCCGCGGCGCTGCACTTTCCACGCTTCGTACCCGAAAGGCGGTTCGTACTGGACCGCCGGCAACTGCTGATCGGCCGGCGCAGCCGATCCCGGGGCGTACGTCCCGACATCGACCTGATCGGCCCGCCCGAGGACCCCGGCGTGTCCCACCTGCACGCGATGCTGGTGCCGCAGACCGACGGCTGGGCCGTGGTGGACCTCGAATCCGCCAACGGCACCTACCTCAACGATCCCGAGACGACGTCGATCGCGCCTAACACCCCGGTGGGGCTGGGCAGCGGCGACCGGATCTATCTCGGCGCCTGGACGGTACTGACCATCCGTCCCGACGGCTGA
- a CDS encoding ABC transporter ATP-binding protein: protein MNQTMTAPDPAMAPPGRETVVQVTDLRRRYGGSGGFEAVRGVSFSVGRGELFALLGTNGAGKTSTLELVEGLAAPSAGTIRVFGRDPYRDRAAVRPRTGVMLQEGGFPADLTVAETARMWAGTLPRARPVDHTLELVDLRHRARTQVKQLSGGERRRLDLAMAILGQPEVLFLDEPTTGLDPESRHNTWQLVRALLVDGITVLLTTHYLAEAAELADRLAIMHRGRIVTAGTVAEVVAAHPARISFELPAGTSPADLPTVPGVQPPPSGAAPSGGARLTIYTDALQPALTALLEWANPRGLELGGLDARAASLEEAFLAVAHSEDDPMKEGTR, encoded by the coding sequence ATGAACCAGACGATGACGGCTCCCGACCCGGCGATGGCGCCGCCCGGTCGGGAAACCGTCGTCCAGGTCACCGACCTGCGGCGGCGGTACGGCGGTAGTGGCGGCTTCGAGGCGGTGCGGGGCGTCTCCTTCTCGGTCGGCCGAGGGGAACTGTTCGCGCTTCTGGGTACCAACGGTGCGGGCAAGACCTCGACCCTGGAACTGGTCGAGGGGCTGGCCGCACCGAGTGCGGGGACGATCCGGGTGTTCGGCCGGGACCCGTACCGGGACCGGGCGGCGGTACGTCCGCGTACCGGGGTGATGTTGCAGGAGGGTGGCTTCCCGGCCGACCTGACGGTCGCGGAGACGGCCCGGATGTGGGCCGGTACGCTGCCCCGGGCCCGCCCCGTCGACCACACGCTGGAACTGGTCGACCTGCGCCACCGCGCGCGTACGCAGGTGAAGCAGCTCTCCGGCGGTGAACGCCGCCGGCTCGACCTGGCGATGGCGATTCTCGGCCAGCCGGAGGTCCTCTTCCTCGACGAGCCGACCACCGGACTGGATCCGGAGAGCCGGCACAACACCTGGCAGTTGGTCCGGGCACTGCTGGTCGACGGCATCACAGTGCTGCTGACCACCCACTACCTGGCGGAGGCGGCCGAACTCGCCGACCGGCTGGCGATCATGCACCGGGGCCGGATCGTCACCGCCGGCACCGTCGCCGAGGTGGTGGCCGCGCATCCGGCCCGGATCAGCTTCGAACTGCCTGCCGGAACCAGCCCGGCCGACCTGCCGACGGTGCCCGGTGTGCAACCGCCGCCGTCCGGCGCAGCCCCCAGTGGCGGGGCGCGGCTGACGATCTACACCGACGCGTTGCAGCCGGCCCTGACCGCCCTGCTGGAGTGGGCGAATCCGCGTGGGCTGGAGCTGGGTGGCCTGGACGCCCGCGCCGCGTCCCTGGAGGAGGCATTCCTCGCGGTGGCCCACTCCGAGGACGATCCCATGAAGGAGGGGACCCGATGA
- a CDS encoding VWA domain-containing protein, producing the protein MSGAPQFLVEVDHNEYLPAGGQVVDAILTVTASGPDLRDPANVPSAAQVIMIDTSGSMAMPATKLAEAKRATAVAIDTLREGVGFAVVSGTSIARMVYPPQPGMVPATAQTRAQAKAAVAGLRADGGTAIGRWLDLANWLFASYPAEVRHAILLTDGRNEHERPEELQRMLAVCEGRFVCDSRGIGTGWVAGELRAIAATLLGTADGLENPAELPAAFQAMTAAAMGKWVADVALRIWSPAGSTIRTVKQVFPHVQDLSGRRTAVSARIGDYPTGAWGAETREYHLSVALEPDTVGEEVLAARVSLVSAGQMLTQRLILARWTDDTALSTRISAQVAHYTGQAELAAAIQEGLRAREVGDIETATARLGRAVQLAAESGHDETAQLLGRVVDVVDAPTGTISLKRQVNAGDTELTDVRSIKTVRVRKEPG; encoded by the coding sequence GTGAGCGGAGCGCCGCAGTTCCTCGTCGAGGTCGACCACAACGAGTATCTGCCGGCCGGAGGCCAGGTGGTGGACGCGATTCTTACCGTGACCGCGTCCGGGCCGGACCTGCGCGATCCCGCGAACGTACCGAGTGCCGCGCAAGTGATCATGATCGACACCTCGGGCTCCATGGCGATGCCCGCGACGAAGCTCGCCGAGGCGAAGCGGGCCACGGCGGTCGCGATCGACACCCTGCGCGAGGGAGTCGGCTTCGCGGTGGTGTCCGGTACGTCGATCGCCCGGATGGTGTACCCACCACAGCCGGGAATGGTGCCGGCAACGGCACAGACCCGGGCCCAGGCGAAAGCGGCGGTGGCCGGACTGCGGGCGGACGGCGGAACCGCCATCGGGCGATGGCTGGACCTGGCCAACTGGCTGTTCGCCAGCTATCCGGCCGAGGTCAGACACGCCATCCTGCTCACCGACGGCCGCAACGAACACGAGCGGCCCGAGGAGCTGCAGCGGATGCTCGCCGTGTGCGAGGGCCGATTCGTCTGTGACAGCCGGGGCATCGGTACCGGCTGGGTGGCGGGTGAGCTGCGCGCCATCGCCGCCACCCTGCTCGGTACCGCCGACGGGCTGGAGAACCCCGCCGAGCTGCCGGCGGCCTTCCAGGCGATGACCGCCGCGGCGATGGGCAAGTGGGTGGCCGACGTGGCGCTGCGGATCTGGAGTCCGGCCGGCTCGACCATCCGTACGGTCAAGCAGGTCTTTCCGCACGTTCAGGACCTCAGCGGGCGCCGGACCGCCGTCAGCGCGCGGATCGGCGACTACCCGACGGGCGCCTGGGGGGCGGAGACCCGCGAGTACCACCTCTCGGTGGCGCTCGAACCCGACACGGTCGGCGAGGAGGTGCTCGCCGCGCGGGTCAGCCTGGTCAGCGCCGGTCAGATGCTCACGCAGCGACTGATCCTGGCCCGCTGGACCGACGACACCGCCCTGTCCACCCGGATCAGCGCACAGGTGGCCCACTACACCGGACAGGCCGAGCTCGCGGCCGCCATCCAGGAGGGACTGCGGGCCCGGGAGGTCGGGGACATCGAGACGGCGACGGCGAGGCTGGGCCGGGCCGTACAACTGGCTGCCGAGTCGGGACACGACGAAACCGCTCAACTCCTCGGTCGGGTCGTCGACGTCGTCGACGCGCCGACCGGCACCATATCGTTGAAGCGGCAGGTGAACGCGGGGGACACCGAGTTGACCGACGTGCGGTCGATCAAGACGGTGCGGGTGAGGAAAGAGCCGGGGTGA
- a CDS encoding Xaa-Pro dipeptidyl-peptidase produces the protein MRLPGSARILGAYVVALALLASPVPARAGTGDPPPDIVVQDGMTQPVFSFADAIEERVWVETPLDTDSDGRRDRVVVDISRPRETETRGMRVPVILEHSPYRKDTWDDVPYPSVLVDDLPQNASGRSSAARAGEPGIFRAKANLPGQLDDYYVPRGYAVMSGTGIGTGDSDGCPTTGDQAETLSTKAIIDWLNGRARAFDATGAPVRAGWTTGAVGMTGASYNGTLPNMVATTGVKGLKTIIPVAAISSWYEYYRANGLVVAPGTYQGEDADILTMFTAGQARAEGPCADEIARIVEEQDRVTGDYNEFWRDRDYLPEARQVRASVMVVHGLNDWNVKTGQFADWWEQLARFGVPRKLWLHQGGHGGPGSAASVTLPDGRSWTYRQTENRWLDHWLWGVDNDIMAEPRAVVQREDQAYTTYPDWPDRAARDVSVELSATGPTAPGKLLTHGPRGRAEQSFVDSGRTIAPADLVAGPETVNPNRLAYTSPALREDVRISGRPELRVRLSIDNRTAANLTGYLVDYGPAGSTDAPFVVTRGWLDPQNRTSESHSRPVRQGQMYDYRWTLEPKDYVFPAGHRLGVVIFSSDQEYTLLPLPGTRLTVAPKFSALTIPVVGGRAALGF, from the coding sequence ATGCGCTTACCAGGTTCCGCGAGGATCCTCGGCGCGTACGTCGTCGCGCTGGCCCTGCTCGCGTCACCCGTGCCGGCACGAGCCGGGACCGGTGACCCGCCGCCGGACATCGTCGTGCAGGACGGCATGACCCAGCCGGTGTTCTCGTTCGCCGACGCGATCGAGGAACGGGTGTGGGTGGAGACCCCGCTCGACACCGACTCCGACGGCCGGCGTGACCGGGTCGTGGTCGACATCTCCCGTCCCCGCGAGACCGAGACCCGGGGGATGCGGGTTCCGGTGATCCTGGAGCACTCGCCGTACCGGAAGGACACCTGGGACGACGTTCCGTACCCGAGCGTGCTGGTCGACGACCTGCCGCAGAACGCGTCCGGCCGTTCGTCGGCGGCCCGGGCCGGGGAGCCGGGCATCTTCCGGGCGAAGGCGAACCTGCCCGGCCAGCTCGACGACTACTACGTTCCACGTGGTTACGCGGTGATGTCCGGGACGGGCATCGGCACCGGTGACTCCGACGGCTGCCCGACCACCGGCGACCAGGCGGAGACGCTGAGCACCAAGGCCATCATCGACTGGTTGAACGGTCGGGCCAGAGCCTTCGACGCCACCGGCGCACCGGTCCGGGCCGGTTGGACCACCGGGGCGGTCGGGATGACCGGGGCGTCCTACAACGGAACCCTGCCGAACATGGTGGCGACCACCGGCGTCAAGGGTCTGAAGACCATCATCCCGGTCGCCGCGATCAGCAGCTGGTACGAGTACTACCGGGCGAACGGCCTCGTCGTGGCGCCGGGCACGTACCAGGGCGAGGACGCGGACATCCTCACCATGTTCACCGCCGGCCAGGCCCGCGCCGAGGGCCCCTGCGCCGACGAGATCGCCAGGATCGTCGAGGAACAGGACCGGGTCACCGGCGACTACAACGAGTTCTGGCGGGACCGGGACTACCTGCCGGAGGCGCGTCAGGTCCGGGCCAGCGTGATGGTCGTGCACGGGCTCAACGACTGGAACGTCAAGACCGGGCAGTTCGCCGACTGGTGGGAGCAGCTCGCCCGATTCGGCGTACCGCGCAAGCTCTGGTTGCACCAGGGCGGTCACGGCGGTCCGGGCAGCGCCGCCAGCGTCACCCTGCCGGACGGGCGGTCGTGGACCTACCGGCAGACCGAGAACCGCTGGCTCGACCACTGGCTCTGGGGCGTCGACAACGACATCATGGCCGAGCCGAGGGCGGTGGTGCAGCGGGAGGACCAGGCCTACACCACGTACCCGGACTGGCCGGACCGGGCGGCCCGGGACGTCTCGGTGGAACTCTCCGCGACCGGCCCCACCGCACCGGGGAAGCTGCTGACCCACGGTCCCCGGGGCCGCGCCGAGCAGAGCTTCGTCGACTCTGGACGGACGATCGCACCGGCCGATCTGGTGGCCGGCCCGGAGACCGTCAACCCGAACCGGCTCGCCTACACGTCCCCGGCGCTGCGTGAGGACGTCCGGATCTCCGGACGCCCGGAGCTGCGGGTCCGGTTGTCCATCGACAACCGCACGGCCGCGAACCTGACCGGCTACCTTGTCGACTACGGCCCGGCGGGCTCGACCGACGCCCCGTTCGTGGTGACCAGGGGCTGGCTCGATCCGCAGAACCGCACCAGCGAGTCGCACTCACGCCCGGTCCGGCAGGGCCAGATGTACGACTACCGCTGGACGCTGGAACCGAAGGACTACGTCTTCCCGGCCGGGCACCGGCTCGGGGTCGTGATCTTCTCCAGCGACCAGGAGTACACCCTGCTGCCGTTGCCGGGTACCCGGCTGACAGTGGCGCCGAAGTTCAGCGCACTGACCATCCCGGTGGTCGGTGGCCGGGCCGCGCTCGGCTTCTGA
- the erm gene encoding ErmE/ErmH/ErmO/ErmR family 23S rRNA (adenine(2058)-N(6))-methyltransferase, translating to MPHHRGNRENHRHVRHTGRAAPGTDQGRSPRARPEGSPRTGTDRSRRVLGQNFLHDARTIGQIIRSVQPATGGLILEVGAGQGALTRELVRLCRRVVAYEIDPTLVARLDDEFGTTEGIRLVHGDFVASSPPQEPFAVVGNIPYASTTRIVDWCLDAPNLTSATLVTQLEYARKRCGDYGRWTLRTVQTWPRFHWRLAGRIPRERFRPTPRVDSAILRLERRPVDLLPARQSVDYERFVALGFSGLGGSLGASLRRRYPARRVDAALRANRVPPQALVGQVWPEQWIALFQAIHPAGR from the coding sequence GTGCCGCACCATCGCGGAAATCGAGAGAACCATCGCCACGTTCGCCACACCGGCCGGGCGGCGCCCGGAACAGACCAGGGCCGGTCGCCCCGGGCCAGGCCGGAAGGGTCGCCCCGGACCGGGACGGACCGGTCCCGGCGGGTACTCGGACAGAACTTCCTGCACGACGCACGCACCATCGGGCAGATAATCCGGTCCGTCCAACCGGCAACGGGCGGACTGATCCTCGAGGTCGGTGCCGGGCAGGGCGCACTGACCAGGGAACTGGTCCGGCTGTGCCGGCGGGTCGTGGCGTACGAGATCGACCCGACCCTGGTCGCCCGGCTCGACGACGAGTTCGGTACCACCGAGGGGATCCGGCTGGTGCACGGCGACTTCGTCGCGTCGTCACCTCCGCAGGAGCCGTTCGCGGTGGTCGGCAACATCCCGTACGCCTCGACGACCCGGATCGTCGACTGGTGTCTGGACGCGCCGAACCTGACCTCCGCGACCCTGGTCACCCAACTCGAGTACGCCCGGAAACGCTGTGGCGACTACGGCCGCTGGACCCTGCGGACCGTGCAGACCTGGCCCCGGTTCCACTGGCGACTGGCCGGCCGGATTCCCCGGGAACGGTTCCGGCCGACGCCCCGGGTCGACTCCGCCATCCTGCGGCTGGAGCGCCGCCCGGTGGACCTGCTGCCGGCTCGGCAGTCCGTCGACTATGAACGGTTCGTGGCCCTCGGGTTCAGCGGGCTCGGCGGCTCGCTGGGCGCCTCGCTCCGCCGGCGGTACCCGGCGCGGCGGGTCGACGCCGCGCTGCGGGCCAACCGGGTACCGCCGCAGGCCCTGGTCGGACAGGTCTGGCCGGAGCAGTGGATCGCGCTGTTCCAGGCGATCCATCCGGCGGGGCGGTGA
- a CDS encoding ABC transporter permease gives MTAPVQARSGRTGMAGRLGLGGVSPRRISALGRAEMILLLRNKTAATTALLLPLGTVALFSTFLEGDGHVSAGAFLATSMFGFVLLYVVYYNLVTTYVARREERVLKRLRTGVATDAEILIGAAVPALALALTQTVLTVVAAMVLIDLPVPVNLPVLLLAMLAGCAIFVLLAAASSGFTRTVETAQITTLPVLVVSMIGSGVAGSLDSMPDTLATVCRMLPLTPVLDLVRLGWLGTTGAEAPRDFVGVLSEARQPAVIILLWLAIGVSAIRRWFRWDTRH, from the coding sequence ATGACGGCACCAGTGCAGGCGCGGAGTGGACGGACCGGGATGGCCGGCCGGCTCGGACTCGGCGGGGTGAGCCCGCGCCGGATCAGCGCGCTCGGCCGGGCCGAGATGATCCTGCTGCTGCGCAACAAGACCGCCGCGACGACGGCGCTGTTGCTGCCGCTGGGCACGGTGGCGCTCTTCTCGACGTTTCTGGAGGGCGACGGACACGTCTCCGCCGGTGCCTTCCTGGCCACCTCGATGTTCGGCTTCGTCCTGCTGTACGTCGTGTACTACAACCTGGTGACGACGTACGTGGCCCGGCGCGAGGAGCGGGTGCTCAAGCGGCTGCGTACCGGGGTGGCGACGGACGCCGAGATCCTGATCGGCGCGGCGGTTCCGGCCCTGGCGCTCGCCCTGACCCAGACGGTACTGACGGTGGTGGCCGCGATGGTCCTCATCGACCTGCCGGTACCGGTCAACCTTCCGGTGCTGCTGCTCGCGATGCTGGCCGGCTGTGCCATCTTCGTCCTGCTGGCGGCCGCCTCGTCGGGCTTCACCAGGACCGTGGAGACGGCACAGATCACCACCCTGCCGGTGCTGGTCGTCTCGATGATCGGCTCCGGGGTCGCCGGTTCGCTGGACTCGATGCCCGACACGCTCGCCACGGTGTGCCGGATGCTGCCGCTGACCCCGGTCCTCGACCTGGTCCGGCTCGGCTGGCTCGGCACCACGGGGGCCGAGGCACCTCGGGACTTCGTCGGAGTCCTGTCCGAGGCCCGGCAGCCGGCTGTGATCATACTGTTGTGGCTGGCCATCGGGGTCTCCGCGATCCGTCGCTGGTTCCGCTGGGACACGCGTCACTAG